From Streptomyces sp. TLI_235, a single genomic window includes:
- a CDS encoding superfamily I DNA/RNA helicase, whose translation MTSPFRLVRSPLAQPAPPVLDTFQRAVAEHAGGPLLVLAGPGTGKTTTLVEAVARRIAAGTDPERILVLTFSRKAAMELRDRMTARIGAAGAAPQATTFHSFCYALLREHQEQEDAAEPLRLLSGPEQDVMVRELLAGGAEDARDGTGRISWPLDLRACLTTRGFADEVRAVLARSRELGLGEAELARFAEGVQRPDWAAAAHFLADYLDVLDLRGVLDYAELVHRAVLLAERPEAAEQLARRYDVVFVDEYQDTDPSQVRLLRRLAGGGRDLVAVGDPDQSIYAFRGADINGILDFPQTFRQADGRPAEVKVLRVSRRSGAVLLAATRELARRMPMGRLPAEKLAQHRALLPSREGGRVEVYTYPTPGTELDSIADLLRRAHLEDGVPWGEMAVLVRAGARSIPGVRRALSAAGVPLEIDGDDLPLREEPAVTPLLLALRTCAEPLDRLTPDLAHTLLTGPLGGLDGSDLRRLGRALREEERAALRGSGGQSAVRPAEELIREALAEPERLVAMDPAYARRARDLGVLLRKVRELLAGGGSAEDALWALWDGSRRWRERLERAALRGGAAARNADRDLDALCALFETAARAEEQAAGHRSALEFLAELEAQDIAADTLTVRTVRPEAVRLMTAHRSKGLEWRLVVVAGVQEGLWPDLRRRGSLLEADRIGRDGLAEPLSPAALLGEERRLFYTAATRAKDRLIVTAVKAPAEDGDEPSRFLRELYREELDPQTGKVRSRTPQVTVADVTHRPRRPLAVAALVAELRAVTVDPARSPALRRAAAERLARLAEAADEDGAPLVPAAHPDRWWGLHDQTAAPEPLRSPDTPVRLSGSGLEQLDSCALQWFLDKDVRAAGTASAAQGFGNVLHALADEVGSGRTPADLAVLMERLDTVWDALAFDAPWKSHQEKTEARAALERFLHWHVLERGRTTVATEHGFDLTLTVGGVAVRIRGSMDRIEQDAVGRAYVVDFKTGKQIPTEKSLPEHKQLAVYQLAVRNGALDGLPGVPTGIASGGAELVHLREPGKTDKEAPKIQQQAPPDGEPWIEDLLADAAGRVLAERFVPTQGDGCTRCTFRGSCTAQRDGRQLIE comes from the coding sequence GTGACCTCCCCCTTCCGCCTGGTGCGCAGCCCGCTCGCACAGCCCGCCCCGCCCGTCCTGGACACGTTCCAGCGCGCGGTGGCCGAGCATGCCGGCGGGCCGCTGCTGGTCCTCGCCGGCCCCGGCACCGGCAAGACCACCACCCTCGTCGAGGCGGTCGCCCGGCGGATCGCGGCCGGCACCGACCCCGAGCGGATCCTCGTCCTCACCTTCAGCCGCAAGGCGGCCATGGAGCTCCGCGACCGGATGACCGCCCGGATCGGCGCCGCCGGCGCCGCACCGCAGGCCACCACCTTCCACTCCTTCTGCTACGCCCTGCTCCGCGAGCACCAGGAGCAGGAGGACGCCGCCGAGCCGCTGCGCCTGCTCTCCGGCCCCGAGCAGGACGTCATGGTCCGCGAGCTGCTCGCCGGCGGCGCCGAGGACGCCCGCGACGGCACCGGCCGCATCTCCTGGCCGCTCGACCTGCGCGCCTGCCTCACCACCCGCGGCTTCGCCGACGAGGTCCGCGCCGTGCTCGCCCGCAGCCGCGAGCTCGGCCTCGGCGAGGCCGAACTGGCCCGCTTCGCCGAGGGCGTCCAGCGGCCCGACTGGGCCGCCGCCGCCCACTTCCTCGCCGACTACCTCGACGTCCTCGACCTGCGCGGCGTCCTCGACTACGCCGAGCTGGTGCACCGCGCCGTGCTGCTCGCCGAACGCCCCGAGGCCGCCGAGCAGCTCGCCCGCCGCTACGACGTGGTCTTCGTCGACGAGTACCAGGACACCGACCCCTCCCAGGTCCGGCTGCTGCGCCGGCTCGCCGGCGGCGGACGCGACCTCGTCGCGGTCGGCGACCCCGACCAGTCGATCTACGCCTTCCGCGGCGCCGACATCAACGGCATCCTCGACTTCCCGCAGACCTTCCGGCAGGCCGACGGCCGGCCCGCCGAGGTCAAGGTGCTGCGGGTATCCCGCCGCTCCGGCGCCGTCCTGCTCGCCGCCACCCGGGAACTCGCCCGCCGGATGCCGATGGGCCGGCTGCCCGCCGAGAAGCTCGCCCAGCACCGGGCCCTGCTGCCCTCCCGCGAGGGCGGCCGGGTCGAGGTGTACACCTACCCGACCCCCGGCACCGAGCTCGACTCGATCGCCGACCTGCTGCGCCGCGCCCACCTGGAGGACGGCGTGCCCTGGGGCGAGATGGCCGTCCTCGTCCGGGCCGGTGCCCGCTCCATCCCCGGTGTCCGGCGGGCACTGTCCGCGGCCGGCGTCCCGCTGGAGATCGACGGCGACGACCTGCCGCTGCGCGAGGAACCCGCCGTCACCCCACTGCTGCTCGCCCTGCGGACCTGCGCCGAACCCCTCGACCGGCTCACCCCCGACCTCGCGCACACCCTGCTCACCGGCCCGCTCGGCGGTCTCGACGGCTCCGACCTGCGCCGGCTCGGCCGCGCCCTGCGTGAGGAGGAACGCGCCGCCCTGCGCGGCAGCGGCGGGCAGAGCGCCGTCCGGCCCGCCGAGGAACTGATCCGCGAGGCCCTCGCCGAACCCGAGCGCCTCGTCGCCATGGACCCGGCGTACGCCCGCCGCGCCCGCGACCTCGGCGTCCTGCTCCGCAAGGTCCGCGAACTGCTCGCCGGCGGCGGCAGCGCCGAGGACGCCCTCTGGGCACTCTGGGACGGCAGCCGCCGCTGGCGCGAACGCCTGGAGCGCGCCGCCCTGCGCGGCGGCGCCGCCGCCCGCAACGCCGACCGCGACCTCGACGCGCTCTGCGCCCTCTTCGAGACCGCTGCCCGCGCCGAGGAGCAGGCCGCCGGCCACCGCAGCGCCCTCGAGTTCCTCGCCGAGCTGGAGGCCCAGGACATCGCGGCCGACACCCTCACGGTGCGCACCGTCCGCCCCGAGGCCGTCCGGCTGATGACCGCTCACCGCTCCAAGGGGCTGGAGTGGCGCCTGGTCGTCGTCGCCGGCGTCCAGGAGGGCCTCTGGCCCGACCTGCGCCGCCGCGGCTCCCTGCTGGAGGCCGACCGGATCGGCCGCGACGGCCTCGCCGAACCGCTCTCCCCGGCCGCCCTCCTCGGCGAGGAACGCCGCCTCTTCTACACCGCCGCCACCCGCGCCAAGGACCGGCTGATCGTCACCGCCGTCAAGGCGCCCGCCGAGGACGGCGACGAACCCTCCCGCTTCCTGCGCGAGCTCTACCGCGAGGAGCTCGACCCGCAGACCGGCAAGGTCCGCTCCCGCACCCCGCAGGTGACCGTCGCCGACGTCACCCACCGTCCGCGCCGCCCGCTCGCCGTCGCCGCCCTGGTCGCCGAGCTCCGCGCCGTCACCGTCGACCCGGCCCGCTCGCCCGCACTGCGCCGCGCCGCCGCCGAGCGGCTCGCCCGCCTCGCCGAGGCCGCCGACGAGGACGGCGCCCCGCTCGTCCCCGCCGCCCACCCCGACCGCTGGTGGGGCCTGCACGACCAGACCGCCGCCCCCGAACCGCTGCGCTCCCCGGACACGCCCGTCCGTCTCTCCGGCAGCGGCCTCGAACAGCTCGACAGCTGCGCCCTCCAGTGGTTCCTCGACAAGGACGTCCGGGCCGCCGGCACCGCCAGCGCCGCCCAGGGCTTCGGCAACGTCCTGCACGCCCTCGCCGACGAGGTCGGCTCCGGCCGCACCCCCGCCGACCTCGCCGTCCTCATGGAACGCCTCGACACCGTCTGGGACGCCCTCGCCTTCGACGCCCCCTGGAAGTCCCACCAGGAGAAGACCGAGGCCCGCGCCGCCCTCGAACGCTTCCTGCACTGGCACGTCCTCGAACGCGGCCGCACCACCGTCGCCACCGAGCACGGCTTCGACCTCACCCTCACCGTCGGCGGCGTCGCCGTCCGCATCCGCGGGTCCATGGACCGGATCGAGCAGGACGCGGTCGGCCGCGCCTACGTCGTCGACTTCAAGACCGGCAAGCAGATCCCCACCGAGAAGTCCCTCCCCGAGCACAAGCAGCTCGCCGTCTACCAGCTCGCCGTCCGCAACGGCGCGCTCGACGGGCTGCCGGGCGTCCCGACGGGGATCGCCTCCGGCGGGGCCGAACTCGTCCACCTCCGCGAACCCGGGAAGACCGACAAGGAGGCTCCCAAGATCCAGCAGCAGGCCCCGCCCGACGGCGAGCCCTGGATCGAGGACCTGCTCGCGGACGCCGCCGGCCGCGTCCTCGCCGAACGCTTCGTCCCCACCCAGGGCGACGGCTGCACCCGCTGCACCTTCCGCGGCAGCTGCACCGCCCAACGCGACGGCCGCCAGCTGATCGAGTAG
- a CDS encoding O(6)-alkylguanine repair protein YbaZ → MPQHSDTSSDTGPDDGALPPFAEAVLDLTERIPPGRVMTYGDVAEYLGQGGPRQVGRVMSLYGGGVPWWRVIRADGRPLPGHEHRALPEYRAEGTPLREVGGEPRVDLRRARWDGA, encoded by the coding sequence ATGCCGCAGCACTCCGACACCAGTTCCGACACCGGGCCCGACGACGGTGCGCTGCCGCCCTTCGCCGAGGCCGTGCTCGACCTCACCGAGCGCATCCCGCCCGGCCGGGTCATGACGTACGGCGACGTCGCCGAGTACCTCGGCCAGGGCGGCCCGCGCCAGGTCGGCCGGGTCATGTCACTGTACGGCGGCGGAGTCCCCTGGTGGCGGGTGATCCGTGCCGACGGCCGGCCGCTGCCCGGCCACGAGCACCGCGCGCTGCCCGAGTACCGGGCCGAGGGCACCCCGCTGCGCGAGGTCGGCGGCGAACCGCGGGTCGACCTGCGGCGGGCCCGCTGGGACGGCGCCTGA
- a CDS encoding DNA helicase-2/ATP-dependent DNA helicase PcrA — protein MLDDPEQLKELLGIPFNAEQMQAIGAPLEPAVIVAGAGSGKTTVMAARVVWLVGSGAVAPEQVLGLTFTNKAAGELAERVRTALLRARVLDPDDTESLGEPEISTYHAFAGRLLKEHGLRLGIEPDVRLLADATRFQLAAKVLRSARGPFPALTGTFSTLVADLIGLDSELAEHLVEPERLRRWDEALLDGLATAKLTNDDLRAVPKAARARQELLHLVEEYRRRKQAGGLMDFGDQIAASARLAQERPEVGRLLREQFQVVLLDEYQDTSVAQRLMLAGLFGADGGDSGHPVTAVGDPCQAIYGWRGASVANLDDFPAHFPREDGTPSARYALSENRRSGGRLLAFANHLAADLRAMHEGVEALRPAPGAEADGFVRCALLPTHAEEIDWLADRIAHLVRTGTAPGRIAVLCRGGAAFPDVHAALVAREVPVEVVGLGGLLQLPEVADLVAVCEVLQDPTANAALVRLLIGPRWRIGPRDLALLGRRAADLVRTERMQGDALAAAVAGTDPTEVVSLADALETFLEAEQPDELPFSADARVRFARLAREVRELRRALAEPLMDVLHRVLAVTGLEVELSASPHALAARRRETLHGFLDIAAGFADLDGDPGLSAFLAFLRAAQEYERGLDAGLPGGEDTVKVLTAHKSKGLEWDVVAVPGLVKGGFPSGQGRERWTSTRRVLPHALRGDADTLPGDPPWTAKGMGLFKKEMARHSAVEELRLGYVAFTRPRELLLASGHWWGPSQKRRRGPSEFLVELSEHCARPGNGEVEVWAEEPLPEAENPALNRSVDTPWPLPLDAAAQRARRRVAEVVRHRLAGAPPADPEEMAPEDARLVASWDRDLDALLGELARARRSVRDVPLPASLSASQVMRLAADPDGFARELARPMPRPPQPAARRGTRFHSWVQSRFETEELLLLEPDALPGTDDDGVEDERDLARLKEAFLRSPYAGRAPYRIEAPFQLLLAGRVVRGRIDAVYRERDGGSGSPHPWRYEVVDWKTHREETADPLQLAIYRLAWAERMGVEPEQVSAAFLYVRSGRIVRPAGLPDRKELTRLLIGNSEE, from the coding sequence GTGCTCGATGACCCCGAACAGTTGAAGGAGCTGCTCGGCATTCCGTTCAATGCCGAGCAGATGCAGGCCATCGGTGCCCCGCTGGAGCCCGCCGTGATCGTGGCCGGCGCCGGCTCCGGCAAGACGACGGTGATGGCGGCCCGGGTGGTGTGGCTGGTCGGCTCGGGGGCGGTGGCGCCGGAGCAGGTCCTCGGTCTGACCTTCACCAACAAGGCGGCGGGCGAGCTCGCGGAGCGCGTCCGCACCGCCCTCCTCCGCGCCCGCGTCCTCGACCCCGACGACACCGAGTCCCTCGGCGAGCCCGAGATCTCCACGTACCACGCCTTCGCCGGCCGGCTGCTGAAGGAGCACGGCCTGCGCCTGGGCATCGAGCCGGACGTCCGGCTGCTCGCCGACGCCACCCGCTTCCAGCTGGCGGCGAAGGTGCTGCGGTCGGCCCGCGGCCCGTTCCCGGCGCTGACCGGCACCTTCTCCACCCTCGTCGCCGACCTGATCGGGCTGGACTCCGAACTCGCCGAGCACCTCGTGGAGCCCGAGCGGCTGCGCCGCTGGGACGAGGCGCTGCTGGACGGCCTGGCGACGGCGAAGCTGACCAACGACGACCTGCGGGCCGTCCCGAAGGCCGCCCGGGCCCGCCAGGAGCTGCTGCACCTGGTGGAGGAGTACCGGCGGCGCAAGCAGGCCGGCGGCCTGATGGACTTCGGCGACCAGATAGCCGCCTCGGCCCGGCTGGCTCAGGAACGCCCCGAGGTGGGCCGGCTGCTGCGCGAGCAGTTCCAGGTGGTGCTGCTCGACGAGTACCAGGACACCTCGGTGGCGCAGCGGCTGATGCTGGCCGGCCTGTTCGGTGCGGACGGCGGCGACAGCGGCCACCCGGTGACCGCGGTCGGCGACCCCTGCCAGGCGATCTACGGCTGGCGCGGCGCCTCGGTGGCCAACCTGGACGACTTCCCGGCGCACTTCCCCCGGGAGGACGGCACCCCGTCGGCGCGCTACGCGCTGAGCGAGAACCGGCGCAGCGGCGGCCGCCTGCTGGCCTTCGCCAACCACCTGGCGGCCGACCTGCGGGCCATGCACGAGGGCGTGGAGGCGCTGCGTCCGGCACCGGGCGCGGAGGCGGACGGCTTCGTGCGCTGCGCCCTGCTGCCGACCCACGCCGAGGAGATCGACTGGCTGGCCGACCGGATCGCACACCTGGTGCGCACCGGGACGGCGCCGGGCCGGATCGCGGTGCTCTGCCGCGGCGGTGCGGCCTTCCCCGACGTGCACGCGGCGCTGGTGGCCCGCGAGGTGCCGGTGGAGGTGGTGGGCCTCGGCGGCCTGCTGCAACTGCCGGAGGTGGCGGACCTGGTGGCGGTCTGCGAGGTGCTGCAGGACCCGACGGCGAACGCCGCGCTGGTGCGGCTGCTGATCGGCCCGCGCTGGCGGATCGGCCCGCGCGATCTCGCGCTGCTGGGTCGCCGGGCCGCCGACCTGGTGCGCACCGAGCGGATGCAGGGCGACGCGCTGGCGGCGGCGGTCGCGGGCACCGACCCGACCGAGGTGGTGTCGCTGGCCGACGCCCTGGAGACCTTCCTGGAGGCCGAGCAGCCCGACGAGCTGCCGTTCTCGGCGGACGCCCGGGTGCGCTTCGCCCGGCTGGCGCGGGAGGTCCGCGAGCTGCGGCGGGCGCTGGCCGAGCCGCTGATGGACGTGCTGCACCGGGTGCTGGCGGTGACCGGCCTGGAGGTCGAGCTGTCGGCCTCGCCGCACGCGCTGGCCGCCCGCCGCCGGGAGACGCTGCACGGCTTCCTCGACATCGCGGCGGGCTTCGCCGACCTGGACGGCGACCCGGGGCTCTCCGCCTTCCTGGCCTTCCTGCGGGCGGCGCAGGAGTACGAGCGGGGCCTGGACGCCGGGCTGCCCGGCGGCGAGGACACCGTCAAGGTGCTGACCGCGCACAAGTCCAAGGGCCTGGAGTGGGACGTGGTGGCGGTGCCCGGCCTGGTGAAGGGCGGCTTCCCGTCCGGCCAGGGCCGGGAGCGGTGGACGAGCACCCGCCGGGTGCTGCCGCACGCGCTGCGCGGCGACGCCGACACCCTGCCCGGCGACCCACCGTGGACGGCCAAGGGCATGGGCCTGTTCAAGAAGGAGATGGCCCGGCACTCCGCGGTGGAGGAGCTGCGGCTCGGGTACGTGGCGTTCACCCGCCCCCGGGAGCTGCTGCTGGCCTCCGGCCACTGGTGGGGGCCGAGTCAGAAGCGCCGCCGCGGCCCGTCCGAGTTCCTGGTCGAGCTGTCCGAGCACTGCGCGCGCCCCGGCAACGGCGAGGTCGAGGTGTGGGCCGAGGAGCCGCTGCCCGAGGCGGAGAACCCGGCGCTGAACCGCTCGGTGGACACGCCCTGGCCGCTGCCGCTGGACGCCGCCGCCCAGCGGGCCCGCCGCCGGGTCGCCGAGGTGGTGCGGCACCGACTGGCCGGGGCGCCGCCGGCCGATCCTGAGGAGATGGCCCCCGAGGACGCCCGGCTGGTCGCCTCCTGGGACCGCGACCTGGACGCCCTGCTCGGCGAGTTGGCGCGGGCCCGGCGCTCCGTGCGCGACGTGCCGCTGCCGGCCTCGCTCTCGGCCTCGCAGGTGATGCGGCTGGCCGCCGACCCGGACGGCTTCGCCCGGGAGCTGGCCCGCCCGATGCCGCGCCCGCCGCAGCCGGCCGCCCGCCGCGGCACGCGCTTCCACAGCTGGGTGCAGTCCCGGTTCGAGACGGAGGAACTGCTGCTCCTGGAGCCGGACGCGCTGCCCGGCACCGACGACGACGGCGTCGAGGACGAGCGCGACCTCGCCCGGCTCAAGGAGGCCTTCCTGCGCAGCCCGTACGCGGGGCGGGCGCCGTACCGGATCGAGGCGCCGTTTCAGCTGCTGCTGGCGGGGCGCGTGGTGCGCGGCCGGATCGACGCGGTCTACCGGGAGCGTGACGGTGGCTCAGGGTCACCGCACCCGTGGCGCTACGAGGTGGTCGACTGGAAGACCCACCGGGAGGAGACCGCGGACCCGCTGCAGCTCGCCATCTACCGGCTGGCCTGGGCCGAGCGGATGGGCGTCGAGCCCGAGCAGGTCAGTGCGGCGTTCCTGTACGTCCGCAGCGGCCGGATCGTCAGACCCGCAGGACTTCCTGACCGAAAAGAGTTGACCAGGCTCCTGATCGGGAATAGTGAAGAATGA